The Gemmatimonadota bacterium genome has a segment encoding these proteins:
- a CDS encoding NADH:flavin oxidoreductase/NADH oxidase encodes MLFEPLTLRSVTLRNRIAASPMCQYSATDGVPNDWHFVHLGGLATGGAGLVIAEATAVSPDGRISPHCTGIWNDTQRDAWKRIAAFVSAQGAVPGIQLGHAGRKASTHRPWEGSGAVSEGGWTPVAPSAVAFSPTYPMPAALDAAGIHPTVDAFREAARRALAAGFQVIELHAAHGYLIHEFLSPLANQRTDAYGGSFENRTRFLHEVVAATREVWPEQFPLFVRLSATDWVEGGWTVEESVALARELRGQGVDLIDTSSAGLSPAQKIALGPGYQVPFARRIREEAGIATGAVGLITDPHQAEAIIANGDADLVLLARELLRNPRWPLAAAKALGVAGPWPRQYERARG; translated from the coding sequence ATGCTGTTCGAGCCACTGACCCTGCGCTCCGTCACCCTGCGGAATCGCATTGCCGCCTCGCCGATGTGCCAGTATTCGGCGACGGACGGCGTGCCGAACGACTGGCACTTCGTCCACCTGGGCGGGCTGGCGACCGGCGGTGCCGGGTTGGTCATCGCCGAGGCGACGGCCGTCAGCCCCGACGGACGGATCAGCCCGCATTGCACCGGGATCTGGAACGACACCCAGCGCGATGCGTGGAAGCGCATTGCCGCATTTGTCAGCGCCCAGGGGGCCGTGCCGGGGATCCAGCTGGGACATGCCGGCCGCAAGGCGAGCACCCACCGGCCGTGGGAAGGGAGCGGCGCGGTGAGCGAGGGTGGCTGGACGCCGGTCGCACCGAGCGCCGTGGCCTTCTCGCCAACCTACCCGATGCCAGCTGCGCTTGACGCCGCTGGCATCCACCCGACCGTCGACGCCTTTCGCGAGGCCGCACGGCGCGCCCTCGCCGCAGGGTTCCAGGTCATTGAGCTGCATGCCGCCCACGGGTACCTCATCCACGAATTCCTCTCCCCGCTCGCGAACCAGCGCACGGACGCATACGGCGGCTCGTTCGAGAACCGGACCCGTTTCCTGCACGAGGTGGTCGCCGCAACACGCGAGGTGTGGCCGGAGCAGTTTCCACTCTTCGTCCGATTGTCCGCGACAGACTGGGTGGAGGGGGGATGGACGGTGGAGGAGTCGGTCGCGCTGGCCCGCGAACTCCGTGGGCAAGGGGTCGACCTGATCGATACGTCGTCCGCGGGCCTCTCACCGGCGCAGAAGATCGCGCTGGGACCGGGCTACCAGGTCCCGTTCGCCCGTCGCATCCGCGAGGAGGCCGGGATCGCCACCGGGGCGGTGGGGCTGATCACCGATCCGCACCAGGCCGAGGCGATCATCGCCAACGGCGATGCCGACCTGGTGCTGCTCGCGCGCGAATTGCTCAGGAACCCGCGATGGCCGCTCGCCGCGGCGAAGGCGTTAGGCGTCGCCGGCCCCTGGCCCCGCCAATACGAGCGCGCCCGAGGCTGA
- a CDS encoding beta-lactamase family protein — translation MRLTLSLSLALAAAVLPTPSRAQDRPAGWPAFAKQMDSLARAGHVVGGSAVFVKDGHIVARHHYGLADRTRNAPVTDRSIFHYGSITKTLTAIAILQLRDRGKLSLDDKVIRWVPELRRMHDPFGMMDSITVRMLLAHTSGFQNPTWPYGNGKPWEPFEPTTWDQLVAMMPYQQLVFRPGSRWGYSNPAYIYLARIIESISGDPWVGYIQKQIFSPLQLDRSYFGSTPYHLADDRANNYTIVRDSATKSTAVRENGRDFDPGITIPNGGWNAPLDDLARYVAFLTNSSGGDTERQRRFDAVLSRATLTEMWQPIIRQGAAPESRMGLGFFLLDHAGTPLIGHTGSQAGFLSFFWVNPQTRTGVVVALNTDSNVRDVPAALTPIMQRALPLLRGTP, via the coding sequence ATGCGACTGACCCTCTCCCTCTCCCTCGCCCTCGCCGCCGCCGTGCTCCCCACGCCCTCGCGCGCCCAGGATCGCCCCGCCGGGTGGCCGGCGTTCGCCAAGCAGATGGACAGCCTCGCGCGCGCCGGTCACGTGGTCGGCGGGAGCGCGGTCTTCGTGAAGGACGGGCACATCGTCGCCCGGCACCACTACGGACTCGCGGACCGGACGCGGAACGCCCCCGTCACCGATCGCTCGATCTTTCACTACGGATCGATCACCAAGACGCTCACCGCCATCGCCATCCTGCAGCTGCGGGATCGCGGCAAGCTGTCGCTCGATGACAAGGTCATCCGCTGGGTGCCGGAGCTGCGCCGCATGCACGACCCCTTTGGGATGATGGACAGCATCACCGTGCGCATGCTCCTCGCCCACACCTCCGGCTTCCAGAACCCCACCTGGCCGTACGGAAACGGCAAGCCGTGGGAGCCGTTCGAGCCCACCACCTGGGACCAGCTGGTCGCCATGATGCCGTACCAGCAGCTGGTCTTCCGTCCGGGATCGCGCTGGGGGTACTCAAACCCGGCCTACATCTACCTTGCCCGCATCATTGAGTCGATCAGTGGCGATCCATGGGTGGGGTACATCCAGAAGCAGATCTTCTCGCCCCTCCAGCTCGACCGCAGCTACTTCGGCTCCACGCCGTATCATCTCGCGGACGACCGCGCCAACAACTACACGATCGTGCGCGACAGCGCGACGAAGTCCACGGCCGTGCGAGAGAATGGTCGCGACTTCGACCCGGGGATCACCATCCCGAACGGTGGATGGAATGCGCCACTCGATGACCTCGCCCGCTACGTCGCCTTCCTGACGAACAGCAGCGGGGGCGACACCGAGCGGCAGCGCCGGTTTGACGCCGTCCTGTCGCGCGCGACCCTCACCGAGATGTGGCAGCCGATCATCCGTCAGGGCGCCGCCCCGGAGAGCCGGATGGGGCTTGGCTTCTTCCTCCTCGACCACGCGGGGACCCCACTGATCGGACACACCGGGAGCCAGGCGGGCTTTCTTTCCTTCTTTTGGGTGAACCCGCAGACCCGGACGGGGGTCGTCGTGGCGCTCAACACGGACAGCAACGTGCGCGACGTGCCCGCCGCCCTGACGCCGATCATGCAACGGGCCCTCCCCCTCCTGCGCGGCACGCCCTGA